In the Pyrococcus kukulkanii genome, one interval contains:
- the tdh gene encoding L-threonine 3-dehydrogenase, with product MPEKMVAIMKTKPEYGAELVEVDVPKPGPGEVLIKVLATSICGTDLHIYEWNEWAQSRIKPPQIMGHEVAGEVVEVGPGVEGIEVGDYVSAETHIVCGKCYACRRGQYHVCQNTKIFGVDTDGVFAEYAIIPAQNVWKNPKSIPPEYATLQEPLGNAVDTVLAGPIAGKSVLITGAGPLGLLGVAVAKASGAYPVIVSEPSEFRRNLAKKVGADYVINPFEEDVVKEVMDITDGNGVDVFLEFSGAPKALEQGLQAVTPAGRVSLLGLFPGKVSIDFNNLIIFKALTVYGITGRHLWETWYTVSRLLQSGKLNLDPIITHKYKGFDKFEEAFELMRAGKTGKVVFMLK from the coding sequence ATGCCCGAGAAGATGGTGGCTATCATGAAGACAAAACCAGAGTACGGTGCTGAGCTCGTGGAAGTTGATGTTCCAAAGCCTGGCCCAGGGGAGGTTCTCATCAAGGTGTTGGCAACAAGTATCTGTGGTACCGATTTGCACATCTATGAGTGGAATGAGTGGGCCCAATCCAGAATAAAGCCACCTCAAATAATGGGTCATGAGGTTGCTGGAGAAGTAGTCGAGGTAGGTCCTGGGGTAGAGGGTATTGAAGTTGGAGATTACGTTTCAGCTGAGACCCACATAGTCTGTGGGAAGTGCTACGCCTGTAGAAGGGGCCAGTACCACGTTTGCCAGAACACGAAGATATTTGGTGTTGATACTGATGGAGTTTTCGCAGAGTACGCAATAATCCCCGCCCAAAACGTCTGGAAGAATCCAAAGAGCATACCTCCCGAATATGCAACTCTTCAGGAGCCTCTGGGAAATGCAGTTGACACCGTTTTAGCAGGCCCGATAGCTGGAAAAAGTGTTCTCATAACTGGAGCAGGACCCCTTGGATTGTTAGGGGTAGCCGTGGCTAAGGCTTCCGGAGCTTATCCTGTTATAGTCTCCGAGCCAAGCGAGTTTAGAAGAAATTTGGCAAAGAAAGTTGGGGCAGACTATGTCATTAACCCATTTGAGGAAGATGTCGTCAAGGAAGTAATGGATATAACTGATGGAAATGGTGTCGACGTGTTCCTCGAATTCAGTGGGGCCCCCAAAGCTTTAGAGCAGGGTCTCCAAGCAGTGACTCCCGCCGGCAGAGTCTCCCTCCTGGGTCTATTCCCCGGGAAGGTCAGCATAGACTTCAACAATCTGATAATATTCAAGGCTCTAACAGTTTATGGAATAACAGGTAGGCACCTCTGGGAGACTTGGTACACCGTTTCAAGACTCCTCCAGAGTGGAAAGCTCAACCTTGACCCAATTATTACCCATAAGTACAAGGGATTTGATAAGTTTGAGGAAGCCTTTGAGTTAATGAGAGCTGGCAAAACTGGAAAAGTTGTTTTCATGTTAAAATAA
- a CDS encoding DUF515 domain-containing protein — translation MAEDIEAKIRRLRELGRAVSESEEQPAPAPPKPPRRRVSRIGMLREKERKKRIIIGALVLSIIIVGAIVSIYMYLENKAAKELENAKKNKIAEVNACFKGELANDTAKIQLINAIMAAKSIEELSKIDVKKICEERWKALQEAKKRAEEERLAKELAELKNQTKTNIRIAFDPLLHVQVPDKLREDIIDTMNALLSQVDRAKTKEDVMEIDPTPYLLDLWKKVYLYRIDSIPGTKVILAKGNITNIYTKSEAKEVISKTETLTDLLQYQIKEVQLVQLALVLSRKDVNGGFLEPGDKIQIYDKRTGKRLVPEGYVVLVLFDAGQIQVSESQSKTNSWSSTSSTLTQESSSTNYTPGETPYQVSQTTQSQTSVQQGSSETLSASYQYSVNLAEILKAIAAGKITNPAEVQKKLEKYGWKVLNLEEASNLLALDENTRVLVIVEVPAEFVSEILKSENYIVITKISG, via the coding sequence GTGGCCGAGGATATTGAGGCGAAGATAAGAAGGCTCAGAGAATTAGGTAGAGCCGTAAGTGAGAGTGAGGAACAACCTGCCCCTGCTCCGCCAAAACCTCCCAGGAGAAGGGTCTCCAGAATTGGCATGTTGAGAGAGAAAGAAAGGAAAAAAAGGATCATTATTGGTGCCCTTGTCTTATCGATCATTATTGTCGGGGCCATCGTTAGTATCTATATGTATTTAGAAAATAAGGCTGCAAAAGAGCTTGAAAATGCAAAGAAAAATAAAATTGCGGAGGTTAATGCATGCTTTAAGGGAGAATTAGCTAATGACACAGCTAAAATCCAACTAATAAACGCTATAATGGCAGCAAAAAGCATAGAAGAATTAAGTAAAATAGATGTAAAAAAGATTTGTGAGGAGAGATGGAAAGCCTTACAGGAAGCTAAAAAGAGAGCCGAAGAAGAGAGATTAGCTAAAGAACTGGCAGAATTGAAAAACCAGACGAAAACTAACATAAGGATAGCGTTTGATCCACTACTTCATGTCCAAGTTCCTGATAAACTTAGGGAAGATATCATTGATACAATGAACGCGCTACTCTCACAGGTAGATAGGGCAAAGACGAAGGAGGATGTTATGGAAATAGATCCAACCCCTTATCTCTTGGACTTATGGAAAAAAGTCTACCTTTATAGAATCGATTCAATTCCTGGGACTAAGGTTATCCTAGCGAAGGGAAATATCACAAATATCTATACAAAATCAGAGGCTAAGGAGGTAATAAGTAAAACTGAAACGCTTACAGACTTGCTTCAATATCAGATTAAAGAGGTTCAGCTAGTTCAACTTGCTCTTGTTTTAAGCAGAAAGGACGTTAATGGTGGGTTCTTGGAACCTGGGGATAAGATTCAAATATATGATAAAAGAACTGGTAAGAGGCTAGTACCCGAGGGTTATGTGGTGTTAGTTCTTTTTGACGCCGGCCAAATCCAAGTGTCTGAATCTCAATCCAAGACAAACTCTTGGTCTTCAACATCATCAACGCTTACCCAAGAATCTTCGAGTACTAATTACACCCCAGGAGAAACCCCGTACCAAGTATCCCAAACCACACAGAGCCAAACTTCAGTTCAACAGGGGAGTAGTGAAACTCTCTCAGCGAGTTATCAATATTCAGTAAATTTAGCGGAAATCCTTAAGGCAATAGCTGCTGGAAAGATAACTAATCCTGCAGAAGTGCAGAAGAAGCTAGAGAAATATGGATGGAAAGTGCTTAACCTTGAAGAGGCATCTAACCTACTGGCATTGGATGAAAACACTAGAGTGCTTGTAATAGTCGAAGTTCCCGCCGAATTCGTTTCTGAAATATTGAAGTCAGAAAATTACATTGTAATCACCAAGATATCGGGGTGA
- a CDS encoding ATPase, T2SS/T4P/T4SS family gives MVEEKKKKSWIDEILSSDNLTLEAILKKGRVAEEGTDKKETAKSFSLGDILAGKQAPPPETKKPEEKPPLPLAFLKDQGAPKLEDILKRPEAPIRKTEEKPTISLQDILSAGGKPTEYIGEVKVLDVYGNIRVLRVKGEAVPIYEINLPKLSKEEEKLLKMVRDRAIVEIQIDPETIPNFEERRRVFMREVRRMVKEMAPTLSEGRVELLAELVVQNMIGYGKLDPLVRDDNLEEIMVIGTNRPVYVWHRRFGMCKTNIVFENEREILNIIERIAREVGRRIDQQNPLLDARLPDGSRVNATLPPISLDGPTLTIRKFKKDPLTIIDLIKYGTLNSEVAAFLWLLVDGLGVKPANILVAGGTGSGKTTTLNSLAMFIPPSERVISIEDTAELQLPIEHWVRLETRPPNVEGKGEITMDDLVKNTLRMRPDRIIVGEVRGPEARTMFTAMNTGHDGALYDFSVIQLSDGRFILIGDLLEELFKKYSDRIETYKDLEYVVLDEEDRFEVVSIGPDLKARKHIVSRIWRRKVREGEKLIRVITRTGNEVILTKTHPFFVFSEGDVVRKEAEKLKPGDRVAVMRKPPKPPQRKAIINPEIYAGISDYYLVPNGNGLAKVPNDGVPPEMAQYLLSINSKPVKIVREVNANLSYIVGVLLGNGYISSNGYYISATFDDESYMEAFTSAVQEFLPESEPQVKRESGYTVVTYGSKPFAEFLHRAFGIPKGREDAVDVPDLVLSNDDLLRHFIAGLFDADAYIDEKGPAVVLTTKSENLARKVWYALQRLGIISTVSRVKNRGYKEDVIFRVIVRGVENLVRFYTYIPLRHPRKKAKLEKIIKKHKAHRGKGADHVPISPVMLEPLRKKLGLTVSELSKLASYYAGEKVSESLIRHIEKGRIKKVRRSALKGISLALQQIARDIGDEDSWVQAKRLELIADGDVYWDEVVSIEEVDPRELGIEYVYDLTVEDDHNYIANGIVVSNCMGTIHSNSARETIIRLESPPMNVPRIMIPALDIIIMQVRYHTRKKGTIRRITEIAEVSGIEGESVQLNFLYKYDPAKDELVRTEVPSRFLQTLSYHTGMHPDELMYEIEKRKLVLDWMIEKGIRRIDEVGAQIREFYIDEEEFFKKIEREATTIKTSKKAREFI, from the coding sequence TTGGTAGAAGAAAAAAAGAAGAAATCTTGGATTGATGAGATATTAAGTAGTGATAATCTCACATTGGAAGCTATATTGAAGAAGGGAAGGGTTGCTGAAGAGGGTACCGATAAAAAAGAGACAGCAAAGTCATTTTCGTTAGGCGATATCCTAGCTGGAAAGCAAGCCCCACCACCCGAAACTAAGAAGCCAGAAGAAAAGCCACCTCTTCCCCTGGCGTTCCTAAAAGATCAGGGAGCTCCTAAACTAGAAGATATCCTCAAAAGACCTGAAGCACCAATTAGAAAAACTGAGGAAAAACCAACAATAAGCCTGCAAGATATCCTTTCGGCAGGTGGCAAACCCACCGAATATATTGGAGAGGTTAAAGTTCTTGATGTTTACGGTAATATAAGGGTTCTAAGGGTTAAGGGGGAGGCAGTTCCAATATATGAAATTAACCTTCCCAAGCTAAGCAAAGAAGAGGAGAAGCTACTCAAGATGGTTAGAGATAGAGCAATTGTTGAAATTCAGATTGATCCTGAAACAATACCTAATTTTGAAGAAAGAAGGAGAGTATTTATGAGAGAAGTCAGAAGAATGGTAAAAGAAATGGCTCCAACTCTTTCCGAAGGAAGAGTTGAACTCCTAGCAGAATTAGTTGTTCAAAACATGATAGGATATGGGAAACTTGATCCCCTTGTAAGAGATGACAATCTTGAAGAAATCATGGTCATTGGAACTAACAGGCCAGTGTACGTTTGGCATAGACGTTTTGGCATGTGTAAGACAAACATTGTATTTGAGAACGAGAGGGAGATATTAAATATAATTGAAAGGATCGCCAGGGAGGTTGGGAGGAGAATCGATCAACAGAACCCACTCCTTGACGCCAGGCTTCCTGATGGTAGCAGAGTTAACGCAACACTACCTCCAATAAGCCTGGATGGGCCAACGCTGACGATAAGAAAGTTCAAGAAAGATCCTCTGACTATTATAGACTTGATAAAATATGGAACTTTAAACTCGGAAGTCGCTGCGTTTCTCTGGTTACTTGTCGATGGTCTCGGTGTTAAGCCGGCAAATATTCTAGTTGCAGGTGGAACTGGTTCAGGTAAGACCACAACCCTTAACTCGCTAGCAATGTTTATCCCACCAAGCGAGAGGGTCATAAGCATAGAAGATACTGCCGAGCTACAGCTCCCAATAGAGCATTGGGTAAGGCTTGAAACGAGGCCACCAAATGTTGAAGGCAAAGGAGAAATCACAATGGACGACCTCGTCAAGAACACGCTAAGAATGCGTCCTGACAGAATTATAGTCGGCGAAGTTCGTGGTCCAGAGGCCAGGACGATGTTCACGGCAATGAATACAGGGCATGATGGAGCTCTCTATGACTTTTCAGTTATCCAGCTCTCAGACGGTCGCTTCATTCTGATCGGTGATCTGCTCGAAGAACTATTCAAGAAGTACTCTGATAGGATTGAAACTTACAAAGATTTAGAGTATGTAGTTCTCGACGAAGAAGACAGGTTCGAGGTTGTAAGCATTGGCCCAGACCTCAAGGCCAGAAAGCATATTGTTTCGAGGATTTGGAGGAGAAAAGTTAGGGAAGGAGAAAAGTTAATCCGCGTGATAACCAGGACAGGCAACGAGGTCATCCTTACCAAGACCCACCCATTCTTCGTCTTCTCGGAGGGTGACGTGGTTAGAAAGGAAGCAGAAAAGCTCAAGCCCGGAGATAGAGTTGCGGTAATGAGGAAGCCACCAAAACCGCCGCAGAGAAAGGCAATTATTAATCCAGAGATTTACGCGGGAATAAGTGACTACTATCTCGTCCCCAATGGAAATGGCCTCGCGAAGGTTCCAAATGATGGCGTTCCTCCGGAGATGGCCCAGTATCTCCTTTCAATAAACTCAAAGCCTGTAAAGATCGTCCGCGAGGTAAATGCGAATCTTTCCTACATAGTTGGGGTCCTCCTCGGAAATGGCTACATCTCTTCAAACGGTTACTATATCTCAGCTACATTCGATGACGAATCTTACATGGAAGCGTTCACCTCTGCAGTTCAGGAGTTCCTTCCAGAGAGCGAGCCCCAGGTTAAGCGTGAATCCGGATATACCGTTGTAACATACGGCTCAAAGCCTTTCGCCGAATTCCTACATAGGGCCTTTGGAATACCAAAAGGAAGGGAGGATGCTGTTGACGTTCCCGATTTAGTGCTCTCGAACGATGACCTGCTGAGGCACTTCATAGCAGGCCTTTTTGACGCCGACGCCTACATAGATGAAAAGGGCCCAGCGGTTGTCCTGACGACCAAGAGTGAGAACCTCGCGAGAAAGGTCTGGTATGCTCTCCAGAGGCTCGGAATAATAAGCACGGTTTCTCGTGTAAAGAACAGAGGTTACAAGGAGGACGTGATCTTCCGGGTTATCGTAAGGGGAGTTGAGAACTTAGTTAGATTCTATACTTACATCCCACTCAGACATCCAAGGAAGAAAGCGAAGCTTGAGAAGATAATAAAGAAGCATAAGGCCCACCGCGGAAAGGGAGCTGATCATGTGCCGATTTCACCTGTAATGCTCGAACCTCTCAGGAAGAAGCTAGGTCTCACTGTTTCAGAGCTCTCGAAGCTTGCCTCATATTATGCTGGCGAGAAGGTCTCGGAGAGTTTAATTAGGCATATAGAAAAGGGCAGAATAAAGAAAGTTAGGAGATCGGCCCTTAAAGGAATTTCACTGGCTCTTCAGCAGATTGCTAGAGACATTGGTGATGAAGATTCCTGGGTTCAGGCAAAAAGGCTCGAGCTCATAGCAGATGGTGATGTTTACTGGGATGAAGTCGTAAGTATTGAGGAAGTTGATCCTAGGGAGTTGGGCATAGAATACGTTTACGATCTAACCGTGGAGGATGACCACAACTACATTGCCAATGGAATAGTTGTATCAAACTGCATGGGAACGATACACTCCAACTCCGCCAGGGAAACTATAATCAGGCTCGAGAGCCCTCCAATGAATGTCCCCAGGATAATGATACCTGCACTTGATATAATAATAATGCAGGTAAGGTATCATACAAGAAAGAAAGGTACCATAAGGAGAATTACGGAAATAGCTGAAGTCTCTGGAATTGAAGGAGAAAGTGTTCAGTTGAACTTCCTTTACAAATATGATCCGGCAAAAGACGAGTTAGTAAGAACAGAAGTTCCCAGCAGGTTCCTCCAAACTTTATCATATCATACTGGAATGCACCCTGATGAATTAATGTACGAAATAGAAAAAAGGAAACTCGTCCTTGATTGGATGATTGAAAAGGGGATAAGGAGAATAGACGAAGTGGGAGCCCAGATTAGAGAGTTCTACATAGATGAAGAGGAGTTCTTTAAGAAAATAGAAAGAGAAGCAACAACAATAAAGACGAGTAAAAAAGCTAGGGAATTTATCTGA
- the pheT gene encoding phenylalanine--tRNA ligase subunit beta: MPKFDVSKSDLERLIGREFSIEEWEDLVLYAKCELDDVWEENGKVYFKLDSKDTNRPDLWSAEGVARQIRFALGIQKGLPEYKVEKSDVVVYVDEKLKDVRPYGVYAIVEGLEFDEDSLSQLIQLQEKVALTFGRRRREVAIGVFDFDKVKPPIYYRAAERSEKFVPLGFTEELTLEEVLEKHEKGKEYGHLIRGKPYYPLLVDSKGNVLSMPPIINSEYTGRVTEETKNVFIDVTGWDLKKIMLALNVMVTALAERGGRIKSVKVVYKDFEIETPDLTPREFEVDLSYIRKLSGLDLKDEEIKELLRRMMYSVEIEGGKAKLKYPAFRDDIMHARDVLEDVLIAYGYNNIEPEEPKLAVQGRGDPFKDFEDAIRDLMVGFGLQEIMTFNLTNKEVQFTKMNIPEEDIVEIANPISQKWSALRKWLLPSLMEFLSNNTHVEYPQRIFEVGLATLIDESRETKTISEPKLAVALAGTGYTFTNAKEILDSLMRHLGIEYEIEETEHGSFIPGRVGKILVNGKEIGIIGEIHPQVLENWNIEVPVVAFELFLRPLYRS, translated from the coding sequence ATGCCAAAGTTCGATGTTTCAAAATCCGATTTGGAAAGGCTCATAGGAAGGGAGTTCAGCATCGAGGAGTGGGAAGACTTAGTTTTATATGCAAAGTGTGAGCTTGACGATGTTTGGGAAGAGAATGGAAAGGTTTACTTCAAGCTTGATTCAAAGGACACGAACAGACCCGACCTGTGGAGTGCGGAGGGTGTTGCTAGGCAGATAAGATTTGCCCTAGGCATCCAGAAGGGGCTTCCTGAGTACAAAGTTGAGAAGAGCGACGTTGTAGTTTACGTTGATGAAAAGCTCAAGGATGTAAGGCCGTACGGTGTTTACGCCATAGTGGAGGGACTGGAGTTTGACGAAGATTCACTGAGTCAACTAATCCAACTCCAGGAGAAGGTAGCCTTAACCTTTGGGAGGAGGAGAAGGGAAGTAGCGATAGGAGTCTTTGACTTTGACAAAGTTAAGCCCCCAATTTATTACAGGGCCGCAGAGAGGAGTGAGAAGTTTGTCCCCCTGGGGTTCACTGAGGAGCTAACCCTTGAAGAAGTCTTGGAGAAGCACGAGAAAGGTAAGGAGTATGGGCACTTAATCAGGGGCAAACCCTATTATCCATTACTTGTTGATTCCAAAGGGAACGTTCTCTCAATGCCCCCGATAATAAACTCGGAGTATACGGGAAGGGTAACTGAAGAAACTAAGAATGTTTTCATAGATGTTACTGGATGGGATCTAAAGAAGATAATGCTGGCCTTAAACGTTATGGTAACAGCATTGGCGGAGAGAGGAGGAAGGATCAAGAGCGTTAAAGTTGTATACAAGGACTTCGAGATAGAAACCCCGGACTTAACCCCGAGAGAGTTCGAAGTTGACCTTAGTTACATAAGGAAGCTCTCCGGTCTTGATTTGAAGGATGAGGAGATAAAGGAGCTCCTCAGGAGGATGATGTACTCTGTGGAAATCGAGGGCGGAAAGGCCAAGCTTAAGTATCCGGCGTTCAGAGATGACATAATGCATGCTAGGGACGTCCTGGAGGATGTTCTCATAGCCTACGGCTACAATAACATAGAGCCGGAGGAACCAAAGCTGGCGGTTCAGGGAAGAGGAGATCCCTTTAAGGACTTCGAAGATGCAATAAGGGATTTAATGGTCGGCTTTGGCTTACAGGAGATCATGACGTTCAACTTAACTAATAAGGAAGTTCAGTTCACAAAGATGAACATTCCAGAGGAAGACATAGTCGAGATAGCAAATCCAATAAGCCAGAAGTGGAGTGCACTAAGGAAGTGGCTCCTTCCAAGCTTAATGGAGTTCCTAAGCAACAACACTCATGTGGAGTATCCACAAAGGATCTTTGAGGTTGGGCTCGCGACACTCATTGACGAATCGAGGGAAACTAAAACCATTAGCGAGCCAAAGCTAGCGGTAGCCCTTGCGGGAACCGGCTATACCTTTACAAATGCAAAGGAAATACTTGACTCACTTATGAGACACTTAGGGATTGAGTATGAGATAGAGGAGACGGAGCACGGAAGCTTTATCCCAGGAAGGGTCGGTAAAATCCTGGTCAACGGAAAGGAAATAGGGATTATAGGGGAGATTCATCCACAAGTTCTTGAGAACTGGAATATTGAAGTGCCCGTAGTTGCCTTCGAGCTGTTTCTGAGACCTCTGTATCGCTCTTGA
- a CDS encoding type II secretion system F family protein: MAKKESPIGSLLVKFIERVIPKKVLKKYDLLLYSAGIDFKAPEYLGVSIMLGLIVGATLLILSGSITQFAIGTFVGFIGFAYVYPHFKISRRIEEMERTLPDALFYLAGSLRAGVSFSEALGELTTTKFGALTEEFKRTVAEIKRGRPTVDALRAFALRNRKSLVIYRAMMIVIEALERGAPMADVLIAVGNDVREVLRIKKERKASTGMQMMFFITSGGFVGPFIVAIISNIATMVTLTQGTNIQIPVAELKTILWLFSIIQGFITGLGIGVIREGKFSSGAKYGVLIGLMAGAVYWAGLQVKIGF, encoded by the coding sequence ATGGCCAAAAAGGAAAGCCCAATAGGCAGTTTACTGGTCAAGTTTATAGAGCGAGTAATTCCTAAGAAAGTTCTAAAGAAATATGATCTCCTCCTGTATTCGGCAGGGATAGACTTTAAGGCTCCAGAATACTTGGGAGTCTCTATTATGTTAGGTCTTATAGTCGGAGCCACATTACTGATATTATCTGGTTCTATTACCCAATTTGCAATAGGAACATTTGTTGGATTTATAGGGTTTGCTTATGTTTATCCACACTTCAAAATTTCTAGGAGAATAGAAGAGATGGAAAGGACTCTTCCTGATGCTCTTTTTTACTTAGCCGGTTCTTTAAGAGCAGGTGTTTCTTTTTCTGAGGCTTTAGGAGAGCTTACTACAACTAAATTTGGAGCCCTAACAGAGGAATTTAAGAGAACTGTCGCTGAGATAAAAAGGGGTAGACCAACGGTAGATGCACTAAGGGCATTTGCACTTAGAAACAGAAAATCCCTCGTAATTTATAGGGCAATGATGATAGTAATTGAAGCGTTGGAAAGAGGTGCCCCAATGGCAGATGTTCTTATTGCTGTTGGCAATGACGTTAGGGAGGTACTAAGGATCAAAAAAGAAAGGAAAGCCTCTACTGGGATGCAGATGATGTTCTTTATAACTTCTGGAGGTTTTGTTGGACCTTTTATCGTGGCTATAATATCAAATATAGCCACTATGGTAACATTAACCCAGGGAACGAACATTCAAATACCTGTGGCGGAGCTTAAAACTATCTTATGGCTATTCTCAATTATCCAAGGATTTATAACTGGCTTAGGAATTGGAGTTATAAGAGAAGGTAAATTCTCCTCGGGAGCAAAGTACGGAGTACTAATAGGCCTTATGGCAGGAGCAGTATACTGGGCTGGCCTTCAGGTTAAGATTGGATTCTAA
- a CDS encoding type II secretion system F family protein, protein MGIISVFIEFLEKLGGKTIEVTEAPIRKIPRREMSIKDRLELLKQMREQIEKEKEEEEERIIEEAIEWREKVITKPLSERIAEGVLKYFRGPVESLSRSIKGLELDLYRANISMSKEKYVALMLGVGIIAGIISFVLSIVIFLPWDISILIGMAGFILGFMYMRFYPKILWRRRVEDVEKALPYVLRHMASLLSAGVGIAEAMVSVAKSDYGVISEEFNLIIQDMHKGASFEDALSRFEERMASDSVTKVVKQILRAIKFGGDLADILYKMADEFAFEYRIKLMDYVQKINGIAFVYMFMSVVMPTLLIVAILAGSLLSKRLIIPISGLAVLMLLAFPLLSTIIVVMIKRAEPR, encoded by the coding sequence TTGGGTATAATTTCTGTGTTCATAGAATTCCTTGAGAAGCTTGGAGGTAAAACAATAGAAGTTACGGAAGCTCCAATTAGGAAAATTCCCAGGAGAGAAATGTCAATTAAGGATAGACTTGAACTTCTCAAACAGATGAGGGAACAAATTGAAAAGGAAAAAGAGGAGGAAGAGGAGAGAATAATCGAAGAGGCTATAGAGTGGAGAGAAAAGGTAATAACAAAGCCTCTCTCAGAGAGAATAGCAGAAGGAGTGCTAAAGTATTTCAGGGGACCAGTTGAATCTCTCAGCAGGTCAATTAAGGGTCTGGAACTAGACTTATACAGAGCAAATATCTCAATGTCAAAGGAAAAATATGTGGCCCTAATGCTTGGAGTAGGAATTATAGCTGGAATAATAAGCTTTGTTCTTTCTATCGTGATTTTCCTTCCATGGGATATATCAATACTAATTGGAATGGCAGGTTTCATCTTGGGCTTTATGTACATGAGGTTCTATCCAAAGATCTTATGGAGAAGGAGAGTCGAAGATGTTGAAAAAGCACTTCCCTATGTCCTTAGACACATGGCCTCTCTTCTAAGTGCAGGTGTTGGCATTGCTGAGGCCATGGTTTCTGTAGCCAAGTCAGATTATGGGGTGATCTCTGAAGAGTTCAACTTAATCATACAGGATATGCACAAAGGAGCTAGTTTCGAGGACGCTCTCTCAAGATTTGAAGAAAGAATGGCTTCTGATAGTGTCACCAAGGTTGTAAAACAAATATTGAGGGCAATAAAATTTGGAGGAGACCTTGCAGATATACTGTATAAAATGGCAGACGAATTTGCATTTGAGTATAGAATTAAACTCATGGACTACGTTCAGAAAATAAATGGAATAGCATTTGTGTACATGTTTATGTCTGTTGTTATGCCAACGCTTCTAATAGTGGCAATACTTGCAGGGTCGCTCTTGTCTAAACGTCTGATAATCCCAATTTCAGGACTTGCAGTTCTAATGCTATTAGCCTTCCCGCTCCTCTCTACAATAATTGTTGTTATGATTAAGAGAGCAGAACCGAGGTGA